The genomic segment aCATGGACAAGTGCAGAGGAGTGATGCTCGGAAAGGACAATTTAAACCACTCATCCACAATGACAAGGTCTGAATTAGCTCCAACTGCTCCAAAAGAAACACATAGTTTTCACAGACACAGCCATGGAAGCTGCCTGCCCCCTACACAGCACCGGTCAGAACAGGGCAATGTTTGCATCTGAGAGCAGCACGGGGCTGTAACACCGCGGAACATCACACCACAGTCATGCTGACGGCTTTCCCTACTCTCATTATTACAGACCAGGTGCTCTGGGCCCCACAAAATCAAAACAGGCATCTCCTGCCCTCACTGTCTGCTGGGAGAATGCGGATCTCCAGTGCGTGAGTTACATGGCCCATGCAGTGATTGTGCAATGCAAAGCAGCGTAGTTGCTGGATATTAGGACCAAGTTCATGCTCCCTTTTACCCCCACATCCTCCCTCCCACCAGCACTGAAACTCCTCCACAGCAGCAACAACGGGGCTGCGTGTGAACCAGCAACCCAGCCAGAATCCCGAAATTTGCGGCTGGGTGTGTTCTTTGTTCCCATGGGTATGATTTCGTACCTGTCCCGAGTGAGGGAGTCTCATCAAAGGCAGGGAGATTGTTGAAATACTGAGGGAAAAACCCACATCGTGGTCACGATGAACTTGATCCTTGGTACCTCACCTTGCCCCCAGGGATTTGCTGGACATACCTGAGAACAGGACTGTGTGCCAGCGGTGAGAAACAGCCCCACACTCCTCCTTGAGGTGCGGGTGCCAAGCCCAGCTCCTTCCCCCATCAGCCTGCCAACCTCCGTACTCACAGCTCCAGCGCTGGCCGCATCCTCCACCGCAGCAATGCCGTGCTTCCCGCTGCCCGTTTGTGACGGTCAACATGCAGAGCCCCACAACTGATGCTCATGAAAAAGAAATGATGTGGAGCATTTacctccctgcagctccagggtTAGAACCTCCGTGGTTTTGCTGCCGACAAGGCGTGGGGCCCTGGGGAAGCCGCAGCGTTCCTGGGGAGCGCGGGCGGCACCAGCGCCTGCCAGGCCGGCAGCAGCAGGAATGACACAAACACCCACCTGCAGTAAAGCTCCCCCAGGTCTGAGTCCAGCCGGACAGACAAGGCACTTCTGTCAGGGACTGCGTagtgcaaaacattttaaaaaaggacTACTATTGTACCCAGCGTTGTACCAGTGGACTTCGGCTGATGCCAAGGATCTACCACCCTCACTTCCTGCTTGCCACCCTCGCTTTCCTGGAGgaaaaacatgcattttaaatgtttatttagaACCGTAAGAACTTCAACACATTgtatttaaatacaaataaatatcaAAGCGTGTTTCTGATGGGAACACAACCACATACCAAATTTGAGTCTAGGTATTTTCTAAATTTCTAATAGAAATAGAATTGATTGCTGTTCTAAATACAGATACAGATCTGGAAGACTACAAACATTAGACCACGGAAGAACAAAACACAGGCTGTTTACAGAGGAATATAAATGGGTGTTATTGACATTCGTAGGGATACAAACTCGCAATGATACTACTTGTGTCTTTACTCAGGGAAACAAAACTAGAAAGCAAATATCTAACAGCACGAGAGCTACTTTTGAACAACTCAGGCTTTGAACAatccatcacacacacacagctccGTCCCCGACGCTCGGGCCGGGAGCAGGAGGGCTCTGCTGGAGGTGTCACTGCAGGAACACAAACCTGTGCTGTGCCAGTGAGCAACACCTGCACATGGACACCAGGGGCTGGCTAACCATTACTTTCCTCCTCTTGTTTGAGACCACTGTCAGCCAGCTTGGGGAAGCAACCCAGGAGTGAACGTGAGGTAAAGGTTCACCACTGACAGGACTAGAGagagcaaacagcagcaaaaacCAGACCGGTGTCTGCTGGACCCAAGCGCACACGCTCTCCAACACCCCCTTTGCACACGCAGCCGCTGCACATACCAAAGAGAAAACGCAGCCAGACATTCGCTTTTGCCTCCCtcttttagggggaaaaaaaagggctgCAGGTAAAATGGTTTAAGCAAAATGCCACCCATCAGACTTGTGAATTACGCACCCGGGGCAGGTAATCCTCAGCACAAACACTTGTGCCACGTTACACCAAGAGGCAACCGACCGGCTTCACCAGGCAGTAACACCAGCAGCCGGACGGGCTGGTGGGCGAACCCCGAGGTCACGTGCGTGGCAGATGTCTGCGAGGCTGCAGGGTCGTTCTCACGCTGTCACATCTGGTTTACGAAGAGCTACCACTGAAGGGATTACTGAACGCAAACATCAGACGTACAACTGCTGCGCAGCAGCTTAGGGCACGGCGCAGACCTCCGCGGTGCGTCAGAACACTAATTCCTACATGGAGACACACACCTACAGCCCAAAGGACACTAGGAATACCTGGGCTGTGTCATGTCTTATCTTAAAGTTACCATATCATAAAACTAATACCTGAAATTTTGCAAATCAAAATGCAAAATAGATTTTCTTCGGTGCATATAAAATATTGCATGCAAGTGCTACTAAAAGTGTTGCAAAATCTATTTAAAATGAGTTTTATTGAGACGAAAAAGTTTTCCGCGGTGACTACAGAATGTTCATCAAAACCGAGTGCTTCCCCTcctgttaaaaaaaccccacaaatcggAATACTTTTTGTtccaaaacactttaaaaagtaaTCAGTTAAACGGAGTATTTTTGGGTGTGCTTTACTCCATACACTAGTTACCGTTTCTAATCTTGCTAATGAATGCACACTAACAAGAGGTTGTCTGCGTGTTGAGCAGAGGCTTTGAAGGGAACCTACTTCTCTGAGCAGCGCTGGGCTGCGCGGCAGCCAGGAGCGCTCGCAGCTCACCGAGGTGCCGCAGACACCCCGCCGCGCTCCGCTGGCGCACCCCGCGCACTCGACAAGGTACAAAAGCGTTGGAGGACTCCAGGAACACAAAGCGCTGTTTCTTGCTACTATTATCCATTCATAAGCATCATCTTCTAGACTTCCAGGCAGCTCTGGAATAAGGAGTAGTCCTTTTCTTATCCGACGGTTTGAAGTAAGAATAAACAGGCGCTGCTGGGTATTCGGCATCTGGATTTTCTGCCATCATTTTCAGCTTGGCTTCGATGGCCTTTATTTTTGCACTGACactggaaagaggaaaagcagaagggAAATTGAGTTTGATCTGAGCATGGAATCAGACTACAGCAACCCAGAGGTTTTGTTGACGTGTGAATACTGAGTCACACGAGGAGGGGCCGAGCAGCCCCCGCTGCTGCATTCACAAGCCACGTGAAGACGGGAGGCAGGAATCTGCTGCTTAAAGCCTACACTGCTTCATTTCAATCCCCAGCACAGATCTGCTGAGACAAGGTCCTCCAAGATAAATCACAGCACCACCAAATAACGGCCCTTGCACCTACTCAGCACTTTCTTGAGGACAGTGAGCGAGACAAGTACACAACAAGGCTTCCTACTCCATGTAAAATGATGTCATTTGAAGAGGTCTGAGCATGTGCAGCAGAGCGCAGTTCAGACGAGGCTGCTGGAAGCAGCAAAGAAATGAAAGCCAGACTTCCTCCCAGCTACAAGACCGCTCGGGATGGGAAAACCCCAGACTCTAATTAGGTCAGGAAGAAACATTATTTCAGCATTAGCAGGGTTTATCCCAAAGGGAGAAGCTATCCCAGGTTACACCCCAAATTCCGAGGACTTTTGTTATTCATTGTCCTCCACTGGGTACAGAGGAACATTCCCTTCTCTGCTGCGGCTCCTTGCAACATCCAGCCTCACTAGAACAACTCCTCTGTGCCCCTGCCATAGCTGACAACCTGCACGACTCAATCTCTGCTCGTTACTTCCTTGTGTGTTACTTCTGAATTCCAAGTTCATTTTATCTGTGGGCAAATTCATTATCCCCTGTCCTGGTTTCTTTCAGGGTTCCACTGAcagaacacagaggaaaaaaaatcacatatccTTTCAACCCAACTGAATTAGCAAAGCAGCACTAAACGTTTTAGTTAAACAGAGGGGTTGGAGAATTTTACCACATCCCACAGAGAAGACCAATACCTACCAGCCCCAACAATGGCAGAAAAAAAAGCGCCATCtctgattttgttttgattttttaccACTATAATAGAAATTCTTGCTCATAAGGATTTTGCTTGATCAAATTACTACAGTAAAAAACTCTCACTGAAATTCATATGAAATGTGCAAAGCACATTCTCTCCAAATCAGCTCCAATGTTACACATTCCCAGCTCCTCTcctcacctcttctccttcctactGCCCCGGCAGCTTCACATGTTAGAAAACAAACTTCAAGTCTGAAGCATCCCACACCAAACAAGTTACTTTGCAGCATGCTGCCCTTCTAAAACCAGCTTGCTGCCATGTTACGTTTTTAGCACAAACGTAACGCCAACAactccagatctcactgaatctGAAGAGTCGGTTCCTGCCTCTTGTGCAGTTTGGTCACCGCTCAGCCCCCCATCTCCTACCTGAGGTTCGACTGGGGCGGCTCGGTGCTGGACGATGGCTCCAGACTGATCGGAAGGATCTTCTCGTTTTTATTGTGATCGTATCTCTGTGAACAAGAGAGCAAGGATTAAGTCAGCTGGAATTACGAACAGAGGAACATTTGCCCACAGATCCACTTTAAAGCTGGATTAACATAACCTCATATTTTGTGCAGTTTTTGCTAAGAATGATTTTAGTGGCCAAGCATTGAAACAAATCCCAATCTTAATATTCATTTAGTACCAACATGGAATGTTGACTCAAATACTGAACACTTAAGTGCACGGTACTACAGATTCTTAAACCTTATCCTGTCATACCACTTCGTGTTGCCCTCTATATAAAGCATAAAGCAAAGATGGTAAATTTTAAGGTAACTACTGTACTGTATTACTATGCTCTTTATCCAGCCATCGTGCAGTCAGGAGGTAACTCAAGCACACGACTGcacagaatcacacagcactGGAAGACCAGTTAGGAACCCTCTCCTTTCTGCAGAAGGGAGCTTGTGAGTGTCATCCCTGTGGGCAacggccctcctgaactcttcgcaGTGCTCTGCTTCCTTACTTCGCTTGGCACAAAGTCAGGTTTgtttttcagcagagctgctcaaaCTGACAGTGTCTGGTAAGCCTTGGCCACTCATCTTAAAACTACTTAGCACGGTGGTGGTGTTGTCTAAATCAAACGCTTGTTACAATCAGCCGAAGTTTTGTGTCCTTAAATCTTTCCATTCACGATCAGACAAGGTCCTGCAAACTGAACGAGTTATCTGTGTTGTTCCCTTTGCCCTGGACGGTTGGTGCTGAGCTGCCCGCTGCACCCCCAGCTGAAAGTCCCCGCATGGCCTGACGGCTGCCCAGGCATCCGGAACACGCGCTGCTCTGGGAGCCACAGAGCTGGCGAAAACGGAGCCTGGATGTGCACCAGCCTGGATGTGCTGACAAGAGCCTGGAGCTCCTGAAGCCAGTAATTAAAACAACATGGTCTCCTTTAATGTGGAAACCTGTTTTGGCTTTTTTAGCATCCAAAACAGATGCACTCGTGTACTTGATAAGAGAGAGGGGAGAAAGCTGCTTGTGGGATAAACACCACATGCTGAAAGCAAACCAGTCAAAGGGAAACAGCAACAAGTGGCTCCCCCCACCTCTCCCCAAATCCATTTATCTGCAAAGAAAGTTATTCAAAATAAATTGCTTTATCAAATACCAGACAGCAAATAACTGCAGGAGAAACAAGacaatcatttaaaaaattaaaacagggGCATTCCAAGAAGGTACTGCTTGAGTTAATATTAAAAACTTGATGTTTTATGCAACAAAGCAAGCAATAGAAGGATATTTAGCTTAGATGTGAAATATGTTGCTTTAAAGTCAGACGTAATTAGGGCTGCTGCCACATAAGTGCTTTCAGTAGCAGAACAAAGTACTTGGTAATGGGGGATTTCCACGCATCTCCTATCCAAAAAGGAGTAAAATCACAAAGGGAAGGACTCAGACTTTCAGCCAATCACTCACTAACTTCGGGAAAAGCTGAAACATGGACATTTATAGAAGTAATTTGTTCCCACCCCTCTGATCAGAAACTCCCTTATGAAGAACATCAGATTAACTGGCCTATTCTTACTCCAAGCTCATCCAGCACAGTTTAGGTAGACAAGAGAAGCAGTAGATCCTCAATATCCTTTCTATAAGAGTTGTTTCCTAGAATTGACTGAAATCATACTGCCAGGCTGAGAGAGCCTTGATAAGAATTGTTACTTTAATATTAAAGTTTTCCGATTTTGCAAATTAAAAGCAACTCTTCCTCAGGACAAGCAGCTCACCTTGACTTGCGCGTGTGCCCACCGCACCACCAGTTTCTTGGAAAGGGCCAGCTTCCCATTGAGACACTGGATCGCCTTCTCTGCTTCCTGCGCAGGAAGACAGTTCAATAAACAAACCCAGTCTTTAGTCAAAACCAACTCAGACATAAAGAGCCCTTTTCTCTTTGTTAGGCAGCCTTCTGTAAGTACAGCCAACTGACAGCAAAGAAAGTTTATCCCACTGTATCCCAGTCCAGGAATATCTTTAGAAGAGTCCAACATGTGAGCAAACAGACTTTTATCAGCCTTATTGGTTTATTCTTTCACttggttttggggaggaaatgTGGAAAACAATCAGGAGTTTCGAAAATACCAAACAGAGACAACTGGAACAGCGTTCAGAGGGGGGTTTATGCTACAGGAGTTTCTCTAGAAAACACCATGACTCATTACAGTGATTACCTGTGTCTCATTAACACTGGTCTATGCCTACTCCAGATCCTGCTCATGCACACCAGGGACATTACCCACTTGGTCCTGTTCTAGGCTCAGCAGTAGAATCCCAATCTGGGGACTCTCCCACAAAACTCGATTCACAGCAGTTGAAGATTTATGTTGCAATGCTGTTCTACCTTCCCATTAATCATTTTCTAGAGCTACCATTCCCAGGACTCTTCAGACATCCTTACTGGCAACTGCACAGCAAAAAGATGAAGTCATGCAAACACAAGCAAACTCCAAACATGCTGTTACTCCTAACTTTCGAACAATTTTAGCAGAATTATGACAAAATAATGACAACTCTGGTGCTGGTGAGCATGACTTGAAATTTCTACTTTGAAACAAGAGTTAAGACCCCAACGGTGCAGCCAGGGGCAGTTcactccaggatgctgttgatgtATCATGCTGTACATCTGGCAGCATCACACAAGTTGGTGCTCGCGTATTGatgaagccaaaagaaaaaatacGAGGACTTGAGAGCAGTTCTGGAT from the Patagioenas fasciata isolate bPatFas1 chromosome 20, bPatFas1.hap1, whole genome shotgun sequence genome contains:
- the RBM18 gene encoding probable RNA-binding protein 18; this encodes MEPARQTLPLENASILSEGSLQDGHRLWIGNLDPKITEYHLLKLLQKFGKVKQFDFLFHKSGALEGQPRGYCFVNFETKQEAEKAIQCLNGKLALSKKLVVRWAHAQVKRYDHNKNEKILPISLEPSSSTEPPQSNLSVSAKIKAIEAKLKMMAENPDAEYPAAPVYSYFKPSDKKRTTPYSRAAWKSRR